From a single Pseudomonas cremoricolorata genomic region:
- a CDS encoding ABC transporter substrate-binding protein: MRRFRPWLLALCSASALAAPAEPVVVMTSYPEEVMSRFEDAFSQAHPQWRVQILWRQGYDALPWLRQPEQGGVDVYWAPSPGNFERLAAEHAWQPLGVDLRGLPARIGATPLRDAQARYQATELAGYGFASNPQRLRELGVATPKDWLELLDPRLREHIALPDPARVGYAPVLLDIVLQAYGWERGWALWSELAGRARLVSRGGSLVSDEVASGRSALGLSIDFFVASAISNGQPVRFTYPRHGGLNPAHIAISAGAKHPDGARAFVRFVLSDAGQQLLADPEIRKLPVRPEVYRSLPAHYPNPFRGAQRGDFAYRNSSAERLALVTSLFVQWPGQPHERLNALWQRIHAGEAAGHDLSAVRACLNQPPLSASAAEAPALLALFATRPSAGMGNVPASEQEPLGQQEIAWQFYSAQRQAEAQRLLEAMGL; encoded by the coding sequence ATGCGCCGTTTTAGGCCGTGGCTGCTGGCCCTGTGCTCGGCGAGCGCGCTGGCTGCGCCCGCCGAACCGGTGGTGGTCATGACCAGCTACCCGGAAGAAGTCATGAGCCGCTTCGAGGACGCCTTCAGCCAGGCTCATCCGCAGTGGCGCGTGCAGATCCTCTGGCGTCAGGGCTACGATGCCCTGCCCTGGCTGCGCCAGCCCGAACAAGGCGGCGTCGATGTGTACTGGGCGCCGTCGCCGGGCAACTTCGAGCGCCTGGCGGCAGAGCACGCCTGGCAACCGCTGGGCGTCGACCTGCGTGGCCTGCCGGCGCGCATTGGCGCCACGCCGTTGCGCGATGCGCAGGCGCGCTACCAGGCCACCGAACTCGCCGGCTACGGTTTTGCCAGCAACCCGCAGCGCCTGCGGGAACTGGGCGTGGCGACGCCGAAGGATTGGCTTGAGCTGCTCGACCCACGCCTGCGCGAGCACATCGCCCTGCCCGACCCGGCCCGGGTCGGCTATGCGCCGGTGCTGCTGGATATCGTGCTGCAAGCCTACGGCTGGGAACGCGGCTGGGCGCTGTGGAGCGAGCTGGCCGGACGCGCCAGGCTGGTCAGCCGCGGCGGCAGCCTGGTCAGCGATGAGGTGGCCAGCGGTCGCTCGGCGCTGGGGCTATCGATCGACTTCTTCGTCGCCTCGGCGATCAGCAATGGCCAACCGGTACGCTTCACCTACCCGCGCCATGGCGGCCTGAATCCGGCGCACATCGCCATCAGCGCGGGCGCGAAGCATCCTGACGGCGCGCGCGCCTTCGTGCGCTTCGTGCTCTCTGACGCTGGGCAACAGCTGCTGGCCGACCCGGAAATCCGCAAGCTGCCGGTACGCCCCGAGGTCTACCGCAGCCTGCCGGCGCACTACCCCAACCCATTCCGCGGCGCGCAACGAGGCGACTTCGCCTACCGCAACAGCAGTGCCGAGCGTCTGGCGCTGGTCACCTCGCTGTTCGTGCAGTGGCCCGGCCAACCCCACGAGCGCCTCAATGCGCTGTGGCAGCGGATTCACGCCGGGGAAGCCGCCGGGCATGACCTCAGCGCCGTGCGCGCCTGCCTCAACCAACCGCCGTTGAGCGCCAGCGCCGCCGAAGCGCCGGCGTTGCTCGCGCTGTTCGCCACGCGCCCCTCGGCGGGCATGGGCAATGTGCCTGCCAGTGAGCAGGAACCGTTGGGCCAGCAAGAGATCGCCTGGCAGTTCTACAGCGCCCAGCGGCAGGCCGAGGCGCAGCGCTTGCTTGAGGCCATGGGCCTGTGA